The region AAGTAACAGGCTGCTGGTTTTGAAATAGTTATTAGAATCAGCTATACAGTGAAGAAAAGACATTTGAGTGTGTGTAGTCCTTTTTATCTCAAGTGATTTTTTAATCCTAAAAACTGTACAACCTAAAAGGGAAATCTTAAAggtgttttcttctttcaacTGTTTCTTccgttaaaaaataaataaaaaggaaaaaaagaaaagataagAAAAAACGCAGAGCAATATACCAGATAGTCTTTTCAATGGCAATAGTACTTTCTGATCAATATACTATATGAGTGCACTATTAGTCAGAAATATAAGACAACGTGTTAATATATTTAGCTAGCTACAGAGATTTAACTATGCCGCCTTCCTTCTCTTTAAATTCTCCTCTCTAGCCCTCAAACTCTTCTACACCACACTTGCTTTCCTCACAAACAACAGCAAAGCAAagcgttctctctctctctctctctctctgaaccCTCTTTTTctgactctctctccctctctctctccgactcttctctccctctctctctccgactcttctctccctctctagccatatatctatatatatcaCATCATCAGATAAATGGTGTCACTCGTTTACAGATTCCTGAAACAGAGACACATAATCCACCTAAAGCTTCTCATGATTATACTCATGAGCTGTATACCTGATAGAATCGAATTATGCTCCAACCATTTCAAAGCAGCTCCAAAAGTACCATCTCATTTCAGCTCCTCTAACGTCCCTTTGTCTTTGGAAACACTAAGCCTAGATGGATACTTCAGCTTCGAGAACAATCAGTATGCAGCAAATGACTTTGGCAATATGCACCATTTCCTACCATCGGCAGTCCTGCATCCAAAATCCGTATATGATATTTCCTCCACAATAAAGCATATATTTCACTCGGGTTCTGGTTCAGAATTCACAGTTGCTGCTAGAGGCCATGGCCACTCCCTCCAAGGTCAAGCACAAGCTCACCGAGGTGTGGTTATCAACATGGAGTCACTTCAGGAACAGGAAATAAAGGTTGTCACTGGAGAGCGGCCTTATGCAGACGTTTCAGGTGGCCAGTTGTGGATAAATATTCTGCATGAGACACTTCGGTATGGGCTGACGCCAAAATCTTGGACTGACTACCTTTATCTCACTGTCGGCGGGACTTTATCATATGCCGGCATCAGTGGACAGGCATTCAAGCATGGACCTCAGATCAACAACGTCCACCAGCTCGAGGTTGTCACAGGTATACTTTGTTCAGTGAaacttactattttttttatcaaacacaATCCTAGAATTCAACCATACATTGGTTCTAGTTGACAGAAGTAACAGAGTTTAGAGCTTTTTATTTCAGGTAAGGGAGAGGTAGTTACCTGTTCAGAAGACCAAAATGCTGACCTCTTTCACGCTGTCCTGGGAGGGCTTGGACAATTTGGCATCATTACTCGTGCTAGAATTTCCCTTGAAGTAGCACCCAAGATGGTAATACACAACTCACATTACAccaaagcaaaaaaaaaagtatgcAGGCTTAGTATAGCAGTATCTAACCAAATTGTCCGAATTTTGACAGGTGAAATGGATTAGAGTTCTGTACTCAGACTTCTCAACATTTTCTCAGGACCAAGAACACCTAATATCATCCCGAAATTCATTTGACTATATTGAGGGTTTCGTTATTATAAACAGAACAGGTCTTCTAAATAACTGGAGATCCTCCTTTAATCCCAAGGATCCAATTCAAGCAAGCCAATTTAGTTCAGATGGAAGAACTCTCTATTGTTTAGAAATGGCCTTATACTTTAACCCAAATGATGAGGATAATATGACCCAGGTTCGTATTTCCGACAAATGTTTCTAACATAACTTTGTCCTGATAAAATGTTCTCATGATAAAAtccttattaatttttttttaatatgaatatGAATGCAGAAGACAGAACACCTCCTGTCAGAGTTGAATTTTATTCCATCCACTCTCTTCCTATCTGAGGTTTCTTATCTTGAATTCCTAAATAGAGTCCACATTTCAGAGATAAAACTTCGAGAAAAAGGACTGTGGGAGGTTCCTCATCCATGGCTTAATCTCCTGATCCCGAAAAGCAAGATACACATTTTCGCTAAAGAGGTCTTTGGCAATATGCTTAACCACTCAAGCAATGGCCCCATCCTCATATACCCAGTGAACAAATCAAAGTACGTACTCAATAAACTACTCAATTTTTAATATCTTTGAAACCTAACAGATCTCTAATTCATATCACTACATGATACAGGTGGAACAATAAAACGTCCTTGGTTACCCCTGATGAAGACATAATTTACCTGGTAGCGTTCCTATCCTCAGCAATGCCATCTTCCACAGGAAAAGATGGCTTGAACCACATATTGACCCAAAACAAAAGAATTCTACAATACTGCGCTACAGCTCATCTAGGAACTAAGCAGTATCTGCCCCATTACAGCACCCAAGAAGAATGGCGAGCTCACTTCGGTTCTAAATGGCAAGTTTTTTTAAACAGGAAATCAGCCTATGATCCTTTGGCAATCCTAGCGCCTGGCCAAAAAATATTCCAAAAGGCAATACCTCTTAGTGACACCTAGCAAACcaggaagaaaaaaaattaccctgCAGTCCCCTGTGGCATTTGGAATACAGTAATGCCCGAACCTAGAAATTAGTGCCAGTCAAGTCTTAATGTTCATGGTCTGAACTCTCAACCAGAGACAGCAAAGTCAAAAAGAAGCCTGTGGATTTTCTGACAATTTTGTTGGGAACTTAgaacaatcaaatatataatcaaaCGTCACAATGTAAAACGACTAAAGCATATACCTGGCTAAGTTTGTTATTAATGTATTTACAATATAATATGCATCACTAGTCAAATTAGTTCCATATGATGGAAACGCCAAATCTCCAAAGAAAATAACCAATAAGTGCAACAGCAACCtgaattatttgatgatatagtCAAATTCATAGCAATATATTCAGAGCTTACTAAAAAGTAAAAACCCACAACAACAAAGAAGTAACACAAGGGTTGAGTGACACTAAATACTAAAAACCAACAGCCAAGAAGTAGCACAAAAGTTGAGTAACACTAAATACATACTTGGCAGTGACTGGCAACTACTTTTGTATTGTAGTTTCTTTCCAGCCAAGACCTGGTCTGCATACTTCACCCTGCGGTTCTTCATATTCACGGGCATCACGTATCATGGCTTCAAAGTCAGTAGAATCACTTGCAACGGGAAGAAAACTGCTAATATCATCTCTAGCACCAAAACCTCCTGCACGTATAACATCGTCTTCTAATATGGAGGCCTCCTTTACCTCCCCAGGAGCATCGATCTCTAAAGGGGATGCATCTTGATTAACATTTTTCCCATCTTTACCTTTGACAATGTTAACTTGCACATTATTTTCAGAATTTGGATTTAGAAACTCCTCCTTGTTGATCTCAGTATGAGTGAATTCAGCTGCTTCACCTTTTGGCTTATTTTCATTCTTGTCTGGTTAAACAAAAGTTCAAACAATTACATCTTTCAGCAAGCAATATAAAATATGTgaaaccaaaaaaaattaaagaaagaaagataaaataacaaactaGAAACAACCATCTATATAAGACATAATTGAAATTGAAATTACAACACAGGCTTCATTTGATGTTGTTATGTCCCAATTTGATTTCAATTATTTAAGCATAGAATAATGCACACTTAGGTTTCAAACTTTGGACCATCTGCTTATGCATTGTTGTGTGGGAAGATCATAATGACACAGATTGCTGTTTAAAGCAGATTTTGCATAAGTTCTACCCGAAAGATGTGAGAGGATATTGATTGAGAAGCCTTTCGGCTTTGGCAGAAGTAAGATGGCAGTTGTTATATGGATCCGTGTCATGATGGCAATCTTCTGGGTTAGACAATGCAATCTTTTAGAGAAGGAACTGTATTTGTTTAACTCTGGTTAAAAATGTAGTTTCTAGCTTCTCTCTAAGCATTGACAAAAACACTTTAACTACTGGGTTTAGTTTTTGCTTTTCAGTTACTTTGTTTGTTGTCGGTGAGTGTAATTGCCTATCATGGATATCTTATCCCCGATCATGTGTGCATATTTCTTCCCATCAAGGATATCTCATCCTCAAACATGCTCTGTAATTTGGTTTTTAATGTATAGTAAAAAAGTTCTGCTTCTTATCAAGAAAGAGAAATAGTGGCGTCTCATGTTTATTCTATCTTTTTTTTCACCTAAACTATGGAACATGGGTTGGACCGTGACCACGTAAGCTGTCCAACTATAGTAAGACACATATCCAAATCACTTTCAAACTGACTTCATTATTTTTGTGAAAGCATGCATGTAAACTTTCCTCCGGATATAGAGttcacacacacaaaaaaaacaaATACACTGAATATAGTATGCATCCTCGTCTTCCCATATAATTTATACTTTCTATTCTTTTCCTACAGACTATTTCACCACAGACATTCTTCTGTTCACTCCCTCGAACAAAAACTAAAGTGCCCTTACTAGAGTGCTTGGACTTTCAACCTAATTGCTAGCCAATGGACGATgaaagatataattatatttcaaaGTTGATTTTTTCTGCCACATAAAGAGCCATTATAAATTTATTGTAATAAATAAACTATTAAACTCATTGTTTTCtgatattgttttattttattattttttggaaAATGTGAAGATACAGACTCTTGTCAAAATTTTCAACTTATGAATTTCGTAAGAATCTCTCTAGCAATTTCTTCTAATTTAAACTTACTTCAAAGAAAATTTGACACCTTGCTTTATAGAGGGCACAGGGAGAAAAACAAAAAAGAGAACAAAACTAGCCAAAAGCAAGTCAAGAACAAATAAATTTCCTTGTAGGAATCATTAGGAGACAACATCAAACCTAAATATTGATCCCCGGTCTTCTTCTAAGtaaacaaacaaattttccaCTTCAATTATCATGGACAAATCTTGTCTGTATCAATGACAATGAGACCCCTTAATGAGTACATGTCACTCTTTAAAGTGACAATTAAGCATTAACCATAATATCATATTGAACCCCTCACAGATATCATTTGCTGGAGCCTGGACCAAATTACCCTAACTAAAACATCCATGAAGCAAGTTAGGAAAAAAGTGCCTCAAGACTAATAGATAATCAGACAAAGAACAAAATGTGATGTGAAACTATATGCTTTATGGGTGATTTTGATGGAACATTTGGTCATATCTTTCAGGCCAAGAAGCAGGATGTGTTATCCAAATGAGAAAGTAAAGAACTTTAACTTACTGTGAATTCGTACactttcttttgtttttctttctatgAGGATATTTCCTCTTCTATTTGGCCTGCAATCTCCACTCTTCAATAAAGTTTTGTttattatgaatatatatatatatatgcatgtatatatTTGCATTAAAACAGCAAAACGAATATCATGCCATGAATGTCACCTTAAAGTATTACATCAATAATCAAATGAATTTGATATCATTTACAGAATTTAGCCCATTTATATCATTATACGATTCATCCAGATAAAAAGTGAATTCTATAGAGGGTTGATATCACTTTTTAAGTATTGAAGATAAAACCTTTGGAAAAATGAGACCTATATTCACACTAGAAACAAGACATCAAACAT is a window of Humulus lupulus chromosome 4, drHumLupu1.1, whole genome shotgun sequence DNA encoding:
- the LOC133831529 gene encoding uncharacterized protein LOC133831529 isoform X1; its protein translation is MTRIHITTAILLLPKPKGFSINILSHLSDKNENKPKGEAAEFTHTEINKEEFLNPNSENNVQVNIVKGKDGKNVNQDASPLEIDAPGEVKEASILEDDVIRAGGFGARDDISSFLPVASDSTDFEAMIRDAREYEEPQGEVCRPGLGWKETTIQK
- the LOC133831528 gene encoding cytokinin dehydrogenase 1-like — its product is MVSLVYRFLKQRHIIHLKLLMIILMSCIPDRIELCSNHFKAAPKVPSHFSSSNVPLSLETLSLDGYFSFENNQYAANDFGNMHHFLPSAVLHPKSVYDISSTIKHIFHSGSGSEFTVAARGHGHSLQGQAQAHRGVVINMESLQEQEIKVVTGERPYADVSGGQLWINILHETLRYGLTPKSWTDYLYLTVGGTLSYAGISGQAFKHGPQINNVHQLEVVTGKGEVVTCSEDQNADLFHAVLGGLGQFGIITRARISLEVAPKMVKWIRVLYSDFSTFSQDQEHLISSRNSFDYIEGFVIINRTGLLNNWRSSFNPKDPIQASQFSSDGRTLYCLEMALYFNPNDEDNMTQKTEHLLSELNFIPSTLFLSEVSYLEFLNRVHISEIKLREKGLWEVPHPWLNLLIPKSKIHIFAKEVFGNMLNHSSNGPILIYPVNKSKWNNKTSLVTPDEDIIYLVAFLSSAMPSSTGKDGLNHILTQNKRILQYCATAHLGTKQYLPHYSTQEEWRAHFGSKWQVFLNRKSAYDPLAILAPGQKIFQKAIPLSDT
- the LOC133831529 gene encoding uncharacterized protein LOC133831529 isoform X2, which codes for MDSCRDDVSHDKNENKPKGEAAEFTHTEINKEEFLNPNSENNVQVNIVKGKDGKNVNQDASPLEIDAPGEVKEASILEDDVIRAGGFGARDDISSFLPVASDSTDFEAMIRDAREYEEPQGEVCRPGLGWKETTIQK